The following proteins are co-located in the Microbacterium sp. Clip185 genome:
- a CDS encoding sensor histidine kinase — translation MTDSRPLRVLREELESTGIPGIASFTRERVERVMAVSVALAFGALGAQAFFAALGAQDVQEGWGLALMLVVFVPFVVMELTFFTGRFTLFGGRFFVVAYTAALVVWPWATAGSETEITYQPWIYFLVTVATVASVIVFPRAVHVAITVLLPFAYGLVRMIELRFVADAWIAVSLDTSFSLILGSVLMMLAWTFRTASSTIDERRLRAVSSYAQAAAVNATERERVAVAALMHDSVLAALLAAERARTPRESDLAVSMAREALTRLANTDRDVGEGSDAPVSAEAIVADIRQTIDDAQCPAQLSVDLDPDTPEVPGRVARALALAAAQAISNAVEHAAGVGLEVRVSGSAEPGRVVIVVAGRGPGFDIDEVPADRLGIRASILARVSAFGGSAEVVSSKEGTQVTMAWQAVRP, via the coding sequence ATGACCGATAGCCGACCGTTACGGGTCCTTCGCGAAGAGCTCGAGAGCACCGGTATCCCCGGCATCGCCTCGTTCACGCGGGAGCGCGTCGAGCGTGTCATGGCGGTGTCGGTGGCGCTCGCCTTCGGTGCGCTCGGTGCGCAGGCGTTCTTCGCGGCGCTGGGTGCGCAAGACGTCCAGGAGGGATGGGGGCTCGCCCTCATGCTCGTGGTCTTCGTCCCCTTCGTGGTGATGGAGCTCACGTTCTTCACCGGCCGCTTCACGCTCTTCGGCGGGCGCTTCTTCGTCGTCGCGTACACCGCGGCCCTCGTCGTCTGGCCGTGGGCGACGGCCGGGTCCGAAACGGAGATCACGTATCAACCGTGGATCTACTTCCTGGTGACCGTCGCCACGGTGGCCAGCGTCATCGTCTTCCCCCGAGCCGTGCACGTCGCGATCACCGTGCTGCTGCCGTTCGCGTACGGACTCGTGCGCATGATCGAGCTGCGCTTCGTCGCCGATGCCTGGATCGCGGTGTCGTTGGACACTTCGTTCTCCCTCATCCTCGGTAGCGTCCTGATGATGCTGGCGTGGACGTTCCGCACCGCGTCCTCGACGATCGACGAGCGGCGCCTGCGGGCCGTGAGCTCGTATGCGCAAGCCGCTGCCGTGAACGCCACGGAGCGCGAACGGGTCGCGGTGGCGGCGCTCATGCACGACAGCGTGCTGGCGGCACTGCTGGCGGCGGAGCGCGCTCGAACGCCGCGTGAGAGCGACCTGGCGGTCTCGATGGCCCGCGAAGCCCTGACCCGGCTGGCCAACACCGATCGCGATGTCGGCGAAGGCAGCGACGCGCCCGTGTCGGCCGAGGCGATCGTGGCGGACATCCGGCAGACGATCGACGACGCGCAGTGTCCGGCGCAGCTGTCCGTCGATCTCGACCCCGACACTCCTGAGGTGCCCGGCCGCGTCGCGCGAGCGCTGGCGCTCGCGGCGGCCCAGGCGATCTCCAACGCGGTGGAGCACGCCGCGGGCGTGGGCCTCGAGGTCCGCGTGAGCGGAAGCGCGGAGCCCGGTCGCGTGGTCATCGTCGTCGCCGGCCGAGGCCCCGGCTTCGACATCGACGAGGTGCCGGCCGATCGGCTCGGCATCCGCGCGTCCATCCTCGCCCGCGTGAGCGCCTTCGGCGGGAGCGCAGAGGTGGTCTCCTCGAAGGAAGGCACCCAGGTGACGATGGCATGGCAGGCGGTGCGCCCGTGA
- a CDS encoding LCP family protein codes for MSAVSPPRPDRRQAAAAPVVNPYPLRYPDSSSRAVMTRRAWWLIALNFLVPGSAQALAGNRRLGRFGLGATLLLWALGLICGVIALVDVGTFVDLATGAWVPGWLALLRPVPMLIVQGILFLYAGLWIILTIDTLRLVRLVKVQPWARLATSIVAIGALVLASSGAVWASNSVGAARDALGAVFTQTGPAVEPVDGYYNILLLGADSGEGRDSMRFDSISVVSINAETGATTIFGIPRDMPNFPFAPGPMQDKYPNGHESHPSATCGWGSGINQLRTEVEVCQDGNSIYPDAVANGSEPGVEATKDAAEGILGIQIPFYAFIDMDGFAALIDALGGVDINVTERLPKGGGPAYEGQSAEEWATGWIELGQQHMDGDTAQWYARSRYTTNDWDRMLRQRQLQEAILAQFTPGNVLSRFQDVAAAGTHLVKTDIPQTMLGYFVELAIKAKEQQVTSIELTPQGGIDDRHPDYDKVHQIVQQALYPPTPSPTTGG; via the coding sequence GTGAGCGCGGTGAGCCCGCCCCGCCCCGACCGGCGCCAGGCGGCCGCCGCCCCCGTGGTGAACCCCTACCCGCTGCGGTACCCCGACAGCTCTTCGCGCGCCGTCATGACGCGTCGTGCCTGGTGGCTCATCGCGCTGAACTTCCTGGTACCTGGCTCCGCCCAGGCGCTGGCGGGCAACCGCCGACTCGGACGGTTCGGCCTCGGTGCGACACTGCTGCTCTGGGCGCTCGGCCTGATCTGCGGCGTGATCGCGCTGGTCGATGTCGGTACGTTCGTCGATCTGGCCACGGGCGCCTGGGTTCCGGGGTGGCTCGCTCTGCTGCGACCGGTGCCCATGCTCATCGTGCAGGGGATCCTGTTCCTCTATGCGGGGCTGTGGATCATCCTGACCATCGACACGCTGCGTCTCGTCCGACTCGTCAAGGTGCAGCCGTGGGCGCGGCTGGCGACCTCGATCGTCGCCATCGGAGCGCTCGTGCTCGCAAGCTCGGGAGCAGTCTGGGCGTCGAACTCGGTGGGTGCCGCACGCGACGCGCTCGGCGCGGTCTTCACTCAGACCGGGCCCGCCGTGGAACCCGTCGACGGGTACTACAACATCCTCCTGCTCGGTGCCGACAGCGGCGAAGGCCGCGACTCCATGCGTTTCGACAGCATCTCGGTCGTCTCGATCAATGCCGAGACCGGCGCGACCACGATCTTCGGGATCCCGCGCGACATGCCGAACTTCCCGTTCGCTCCGGGGCCGATGCAGGACAAGTATCCGAACGGCCACGAGTCGCACCCCAGCGCGACGTGCGGATGGGGCAGCGGCATCAACCAGCTGCGCACCGAGGTCGAGGTCTGCCAGGACGGCAATTCGATCTATCCGGATGCGGTCGCCAACGGCTCGGAGCCGGGGGTCGAGGCGACGAAGGACGCCGCCGAGGGGATCCTCGGCATTCAGATCCCGTTCTACGCGTTCATCGACATGGATGGTTTCGCCGCCCTGATCGATGCCCTGGGCGGTGTCGACATCAACGTCACCGAGCGCCTTCCGAAGGGCGGCGGCCCCGCCTACGAGGGTCAGAGTGCCGAGGAGTGGGCGACCGGCTGGATCGAGCTCGGCCAGCAGCACATGGACGGCGACACCGCCCAGTGGTACGCGCGCTCGCGCTATACGACCAACGACTGGGATCGCATGCTGCGTCAGCGTCAGCTGCAGGAGGCGATTCTCGCGCAGTTCACTCCGGGTAACGTCCTCAGCCGGTTCCAGGATGTCGCCGCGGCGGGCACGCATCTCGTGAAGACCGACATCCCGCAGACCATGCTCGGCTATTTCGTCGAACTCGCCATCAAGGCGAAGGAGCAGCAGGTCACGTCGATCGAGTTGACGCCGCAGGGCGGCATCGACGATCGTCACCCCGATTACGACAAGGTGCATCAGATCGTGCAGCAGGCGCTGTACCCGCCCACGCCCTCCCCGACCACCGGGGGCTGA
- a CDS encoding PH domain-containing protein, with protein MTQPTGFGVRPPTPAPGVAAPERRIVRTRRHARRLFWCALVLIGVAGAVGYFLGNLPAPFEDWMLLLAAGGVVLVLVVIPYLAWLSHTYTVTTRRVIERSGAFGRRSRELSHVRGYRITVRRGPLQRLWRTGTLILDDGVEEPLVIRRIPQAQLVHEVLVDQVEVNQILAHRDAQPLPAPPTATA; from the coding sequence GTGACGCAGCCGACCGGATTCGGGGTCCGCCCGCCGACGCCCGCACCGGGCGTCGCGGCGCCGGAGCGTCGTATCGTGCGCACCCGACGACACGCTCGTCGGCTCTTCTGGTGCGCGCTCGTGCTCATCGGCGTGGCCGGCGCGGTCGGCTACTTCCTGGGCAATCTGCCGGCGCCGTTCGAGGACTGGATGCTGCTGCTGGCCGCGGGCGGTGTCGTCCTGGTGCTCGTGGTCATCCCCTATCTCGCCTGGCTCTCGCACACCTACACCGTCACGACGCGTCGCGTCATCGAGCGCTCTGGCGCGTTCGGCCGCCGCTCGCGCGAACTCAGCCACGTCCGTGGTTATCGCATCACCGTGCGCAGGGGTCCGCTGCAGCGCCTCTGGCGCACCGGCACCTTGATCCTCGACGACGGCGTGGAAGAGCCTCTCGTGATCCGCCGCATCCCGCAGGCGCAACTCGTGCACGAGGTGCTCGTCGACCAGGTCGAGGTCAACCAGATCCTCGCGCACCGCGACGCCCAGCCGCTGCCCGCACCCCCGACCGCGACCGCCTGA
- a CDS encoding biotin--[acetyl-CoA-carboxylase] ligase, producing MPIPADGYPLAAAISPRVQVVETTDSTNADVVAAVMADDAGWPHLSVLVTTDQRRGRGRLDRTWVTPAGTALAASVVVRVGALPIHARGWIPLIAGVAMTRAIAAQLRGIPQAVGLKWPNDVLVEGQKICGILAEAVPGEFDAVVVGAGVNTRMPRVDLPVATAVSFAALGQEADEDKLLADYLSVLDELLAALIAADGDAVAAGVQSAVESACTTLGADVAVSLPDGTTLEGRAERIDAEGRLVVSVGGAEVPVAAGDVTHVR from the coding sequence ATGCCGATCCCCGCCGATGGATATCCGCTCGCCGCCGCCATCAGCCCCCGGGTGCAGGTGGTGGAGACGACCGACTCGACGAACGCGGATGTGGTCGCCGCCGTCATGGCGGACGACGCCGGGTGGCCGCATCTGTCCGTGCTGGTGACGACCGACCAGCGCCGGGGTCGCGGGCGGCTGGACCGCACCTGGGTCACCCCCGCGGGCACGGCGCTGGCCGCCTCGGTCGTGGTGCGCGTGGGCGCGCTCCCCATCCACGCGAGGGGGTGGATCCCGCTCATCGCGGGCGTCGCGATGACGCGCGCGATCGCCGCACAGCTGCGTGGCATCCCGCAGGCGGTGGGGCTCAAGTGGCCCAACGATGTGCTGGTCGAAGGGCAGAAGATCTGCGGCATCCTGGCCGAGGCCGTGCCCGGGGAGTTCGACGCGGTGGTCGTCGGGGCGGGTGTGAACACCAGGATGCCGCGGGTCGATCTGCCGGTTGCGACGGCGGTGTCCTTCGCTGCTCTCGGGCAGGAGGCCGATGAGGACAAGCTGCTCGCGGATTATCTGAGCGTTCTCGACGAGTTGCTCGCGGCTCTCATCGCAGCCGACGGCGACGCCGTCGCGGCCGGTGTGCAGTCGGCCGTGGAGAGCGCGTGCACGACTCTGGGCGCGGACGTCGCGGTCTCGCTGCCCGACGGTACGACGCTCGAAGGCCGCGCCGAACGCATCGACGCCGAAGGGCGTCTGGTCGTCTCCGTCGGCGGTGCGGAGGTGCCGGTCGCGGCGGGAGACGTCACGCACGTGCGTTAA
- a CDS encoding class I SAM-dependent RNA methyltransferase: MDAGTHLELEITDVAHGGVFVARHGDERRVVFVPDTVPGERVRVRLTDTSKKSFWRAEVVEVLDASPHRQPHVWAQADLSVPAENRPGGADFGHIVLREQRALKLRVLEDALARIGRLSLPATMEPAHASATGEAESMDGTGWRTRVSLHVDAEGKIGPFGARSHRVVPVREMPLATSAIADRAAGLSGARPGRVDLVQPADGRVRVIARPDARERVARPEVVIERVGERAFRVDAGGFWQVHRLAASTLTILVGDALHDVGVDPEGWHLDLYGGVGLLAAAIGDAAGPSARITSVESNARATEHAGHNLAQWVGARAETARVERWVSDLASTAGTEQRARLARGVVVLDPPRSGAGKDTARAIARLEPHAIIYVACDPVALARDLAEFRLHGYEAQTVRAVDLFPNSHHVEAVAALRRTGARLA, encoded by the coding sequence ATGGATGCCGGAACGCACCTCGAGCTCGAGATCACCGACGTCGCCCACGGCGGCGTCTTCGTCGCGCGGCACGGTGACGAGCGACGCGTCGTGTTCGTGCCGGACACGGTGCCGGGCGAGCGCGTGCGGGTGCGCCTGACCGATACCTCGAAGAAGTCGTTCTGGCGAGCGGAGGTCGTCGAGGTGCTCGATGCGTCGCCGCACCGGCAGCCGCATGTGTGGGCCCAGGCCGACCTCTCCGTGCCCGCCGAGAACCGTCCAGGCGGCGCAGACTTCGGCCACATCGTCCTGCGGGAGCAGCGGGCGCTCAAGCTCCGTGTGCTCGAGGACGCTCTGGCACGCATCGGGCGACTGTCGCTGCCGGCGACGATGGAGCCGGCGCACGCGAGTGCGACCGGCGAGGCCGAGAGCATGGACGGCACCGGCTGGCGCACGCGGGTGAGCCTGCACGTCGACGCGGAGGGGAAGATCGGTCCCTTCGGCGCCCGCAGTCACCGGGTCGTGCCCGTGCGTGAGATGCCGCTGGCGACCTCGGCCATCGCGGATCGCGCGGCGGGGCTGTCGGGTGCGCGACCGGGGCGCGTCGATCTCGTGCAGCCCGCCGACGGCCGCGTGCGGGTGATCGCACGGCCGGACGCGCGTGAGCGCGTCGCGCGCCCCGAGGTCGTCATCGAGCGGGTGGGCGAGCGTGCGTTCCGGGTGGATGCGGGCGGCTTCTGGCAGGTGCACCGCCTGGCGGCGAGCACCCTCACGATCCTCGTGGGCGATGCGCTCCACGACGTCGGTGTCGACCCGGAGGGGTGGCACCTGGATCTGTACGGCGGCGTCGGGCTGCTTGCGGCGGCGATCGGGGACGCCGCAGGGCCCTCCGCCCGCATCACCAGCGTGGAGTCCAATGCCCGCGCCACTGAGCACGCCGGGCACAATCTGGCGCAGTGGGTGGGCGCGCGGGCCGAGACGGCGCGTGTGGAGCGATGGGTGTCCGACCTCGCGAGCACCGCGGGCACCGAGCAGCGCGCGAGACTCGCGCGGGGCGTCGTCGTGCTCGACCCGCCTCGTTCGGGTGCGGGCAAGGACACCGCGCGGGCGATCGCCCGCCTCGAGCCCCATGCCATCATCTACGTCGCGTGCGACCCTGTGGCCCTTGCACGCGACCTCGCGGAGTTCCGGCTGCACGGGTATGAGGCGCAGACGGTACGCGCGGTCGACCTCTTCCCGAACTCCCATCACGTCGAGGCGGTCGCCGCTCTTCGGCGGACGGGCGCACGGCTAGCATGA
- a CDS encoding response regulator transcription factor, whose translation MTRVAFIDDHESVRLGVEAACARTGTTDVVYSGASVTSYLAWRADGGERADVVVLDLTLGDGTTVTENVTRLTGDGSAVIIYSVADRPASVREALLAGAAGVISKASPISDVVGAIATVARGDVLNTVEWASAIEGDRAFADAQLSTREREVLKLYAAGLPLKIVADRLGIAFSTAKENITRIRVKYVEVGRPAPTKVDLLRRALEDGLLTEQSVGAHDR comes from the coding sequence ATGACGCGCGTCGCCTTCATCGACGACCACGAGTCGGTGCGGCTCGGGGTGGAGGCCGCCTGCGCGCGCACCGGCACGACCGATGTCGTGTACTCCGGAGCATCCGTGACCTCCTACCTCGCCTGGCGTGCGGACGGAGGCGAGCGGGCGGATGTCGTGGTGCTTGATCTCACGCTCGGCGACGGCACCACGGTCACCGAGAACGTCACCCGGCTCACCGGCGACGGCTCTGCGGTGATCATCTACAGCGTCGCCGACCGGCCCGCATCCGTGCGCGAGGCGCTGCTCGCGGGAGCTGCCGGCGTCATCAGCAAGGCCTCGCCGATCTCGGACGTCGTCGGAGCGATCGCGACGGTGGCGAGAGGGGACGTGCTGAACACGGTCGAGTGGGCGAGCGCCATCGAAGGCGACCGCGCCTTCGCCGACGCTCAGCTCTCGACGCGCGAACGCGAGGTGCTGAAGCTCTACGCCGCGGGACTCCCGCTGAAGATCGTGGCCGATCGCCTCGGTATCGCCTTCTCCACCGCGAAGGAGAACATCACGCGCATCCGCGTGAAGTACGTCGAGGTGGGCAGACCCGCCCCCACCAAGGTCGACCTGCTGCGGCGCGCGCTGGAAGACGGGCTGCTCACGGAGCAGTCGGTGGGCGCCCATGACCGATAG
- the purE gene encoding 5-(carboxyamino)imidazole ribonucleotide mutase codes for MGSDSDWRVMNEASAALTEFGIPHEVEVVSAHRTPAKLHRYGVDARSRGLRVIIAGAGGAAHLPGMLASVTPLPVIGVPVPLATLDGLDSLLSIVQMPAGIPVATVSIGGARNAGLLAARILGASDEGIADRLEAYARELEQIVEQKNQRLKDSL; via the coding sequence ATGGGCTCCGATTCGGACTGGCGTGTGATGAACGAGGCCTCGGCCGCGCTCACCGAGTTCGGCATCCCGCACGAAGTCGAGGTCGTCTCGGCTCACCGCACCCCCGCGAAGCTGCACCGCTACGGCGTCGACGCGCGCTCGCGCGGGCTGCGGGTGATCATCGCGGGTGCGGGTGGAGCGGCGCACCTGCCGGGAATGCTCGCATCCGTCACCCCGCTCCCGGTGATCGGAGTCCCGGTCCCGCTCGCGACGCTGGACGGACTGGACTCATTGCTGAGCATCGTGCAGATGCCGGCGGGGATCCCCGTCGCCACGGTCTCGATCGGCGGGGCACGAAACGCCGGCCTGCTTGCGGCGCGGATCCTCGGGGCATCCGATGAGGGCATCGCCGATCGGCTGGAAGCGTACGCGCGGGAGCTCGAGCAGATCGTCGAGCAGAAGAACCAGCGGCTGAAGGACTCTCTGTGA
- a CDS encoding acyl-CoA carboxylase subunit beta, giving the protein MTDSPDLSTTAGKIADLRQRYQEAVVDAEKNAQTKQHAKDKLTARERIELLVDHGSFVEMDEYVRHRTTAFGMERSRPYGDSVVIGTGTIHGRTVAVYAQDFSTFGGSLGEVAGDKIIKIMEFALRAGCPCIGILDSGGARIQEGVVALGKYGEIFRLNTAASGVIPQISLIMGPAAGGAVYSPALTDFVIMVDKTSQMFVTGPDVIKTVTGEDVGMEELGGALTHNTRSGVAHYLAEDEDDAIDYARTLIGFLPDNNMSEVPGYEGAFEFETTDADRFLNTVIPDSPNQPYDIHQVIEHVVDDGEFLEVQPLFAPNIVIGFGRVEGRTVGVIANQPSQMAGTLNIDAGEKASRFVRFCDAFSIPIVTLVDVPGYLPGTDQEWTGVIRRGAKLLYAYAEATVPLVTVILRKAYGGAYIVMGSKQLGADVNLAWPTAEIAVMGGQGAVNILYRGEIKRAEEAGEDVAAVRARLANEYTYNVASPFLAAERGELDGIIEPAQTRVAIAKALRSLRGKRASLPPKKHGNIPL; this is encoded by the coding sequence GTGACGGACAGCCCCGACCTCTCGACCACCGCAGGCAAGATCGCCGACCTGCGCCAGCGCTATCAGGAAGCGGTCGTCGACGCGGAGAAGAACGCCCAGACGAAGCAGCACGCGAAGGACAAGCTCACGGCGCGCGAGCGCATCGAGCTGCTGGTCGATCACGGCAGCTTCGTGGAGATGGACGAGTACGTGCGCCATCGCACGACGGCCTTCGGGATGGAACGCTCGCGCCCTTACGGCGACTCGGTCGTGATCGGCACCGGCACCATTCACGGCCGCACTGTGGCGGTGTACGCGCAGGACTTCTCCACCTTCGGCGGCTCGCTGGGTGAAGTCGCGGGCGACAAGATCATCAAGATCATGGAGTTCGCACTGCGCGCGGGCTGCCCCTGCATCGGCATCCTGGACTCGGGCGGCGCCCGCATCCAGGAAGGGGTGGTGGCACTCGGAAAGTACGGCGAGATCTTCCGCCTGAACACCGCGGCATCCGGCGTGATCCCTCAGATCTCGCTCATCATGGGCCCCGCCGCCGGCGGCGCCGTCTACTCCCCCGCCCTCACCGACTTCGTCATCATGGTCGACAAGACCAGCCAGATGTTCGTGACCGGCCCCGACGTCATCAAGACCGTCACGGGCGAGGACGTCGGGATGGAGGAGCTCGGCGGTGCGCTCACGCACAACACCCGCTCCGGCGTCGCGCACTACCTCGCCGAGGACGAGGACGACGCCATCGACTACGCCCGTACTCTCATCGGCTTCCTCCCCGACAACAACATGTCCGAGGTCCCCGGCTACGAGGGCGCTTTCGAGTTCGAGACGACGGATGCGGACCGCTTCCTGAACACGGTCATCCCCGACTCTCCCAACCAGCCCTACGACATCCACCAGGTCATCGAACACGTCGTCGACGATGGGGAGTTCCTCGAGGTCCAGCCGCTGTTCGCCCCGAACATCGTGATCGGCTTCGGCCGCGTGGAGGGCCGCACGGTCGGCGTGATCGCCAACCAGCCCTCGCAGATGGCGGGCACGCTGAACATCGACGCGGGCGAGAAGGCGAGCCGCTTCGTGCGGTTCTGCGACGCGTTCTCCATCCCGATCGTGACGCTCGTCGACGTGCCGGGTTATCTGCCGGGGACGGACCAGGAGTGGACGGGCGTCATCCGCCGCGGCGCGAAGCTGCTGTACGCCTACGCCGAGGCGACGGTCCCCCTCGTCACGGTGATCCTGCGCAAGGCCTACGGCGGTGCCTACATCGTGATGGGCTCCAAGCAGCTCGGCGCAGACGTCAACCTCGCCTGGCCCACCGCGGAGATCGCCGTCATGGGCGGGCAGGGCGCCGTCAACATCCTCTACCGCGGCGAGATCAAGCGCGCCGAGGAGGCAGGCGAGGACGTGGCCGCGGTGCGCGCACGCCTCGCGAACGAGTACACCTACAACGTGGCATCGCCCTTCCTCGCGGCCGAGCGCGGCGAGCTCGACGGGATCATCGAACCCGCTCAGACCCGCGTCGCGATCGCCAAGGCGTTGCGCTCCCTGCGCGGCAAGCGCGCCAGCCTGCCGCCGAAGAAGCACGGAAACATCCCGCTATGA
- a CDS encoding acyl-CoA carboxylase epsilon subunit, with translation MTLEEPGDALRIEVRRGNPDDVELAAAIAVVAAAYRQEEQGAVAAEPARRSAWSLSQRGLRQPLRREAGWGGYSG, from the coding sequence ATGACCCTCGAGGAACCCGGCGACGCGCTGCGGATCGAGGTGCGCAGGGGAAACCCCGACGACGTGGAACTGGCCGCGGCCATCGCGGTCGTCGCCGCTGCCTACCGGCAGGAGGAACAGGGCGCCGTGGCCGCGGAGCCGGCCCGGCGCTCCGCGTGGTCGCTGTCGCAGCGCGGGCTCCGTCAGCCGTTGCGGCGCGAGGCCGGATGGGGTGGATACAGCGGCTGA
- a CDS encoding Maf family protein: MRVLLASTSPARLMLLRQAGIEPRTTAPDVDEEAVIAAVEAAEGRTLTPTEHVLLLARRKAAAVVAALEEDGEDFDGIVIGGDSMFELDGEILGKPYTPEAATARWHDMRGRTGVLHSGHSVIRLSPGAAPVEAHAVAAASVSFAEDVTDEEIAAYVATGEPLLVAGAFTVDSLGGPFITRVEGDPSTVVGMSLSTLRSLCRELDVVWTDLWAPSTS, from the coding sequence ATGCGCGTGCTCCTGGCTTCGACATCGCCCGCCCGACTCATGCTGCTTCGACAGGCCGGGATCGAGCCGCGCACGACAGCTCCCGATGTGGATGAGGAGGCGGTGATCGCCGCCGTCGAGGCCGCGGAGGGGCGCACCCTCACCCCCACCGAGCACGTGCTGCTGCTCGCGCGACGCAAAGCCGCGGCCGTCGTCGCGGCGCTCGAAGAGGACGGCGAGGACTTCGACGGCATCGTGATCGGCGGCGACTCCATGTTCGAGCTCGACGGCGAGATCCTGGGCAAGCCCTACACGCCGGAAGCCGCGACGGCCCGGTGGCACGACATGCGCGGCCGCACGGGTGTGCTGCATTCGGGGCACAGTGTGATCCGCCTCTCCCCCGGCGCCGCTCCCGTCGAGGCGCACGCCGTCGCCGCGGCGTCCGTGAGCTTCGCCGAGGACGTCACGGACGAGGAGATCGCCGCCTACGTCGCCACGGGCGAGCCGCTGCTCGTGGCGGGCGCTTTCACCGTCGACAGCCTCGGCGGACCCTTCATCACGCGCGTCGAGGGCGACCCGTCGACGGTGGTCGGAATGTCACTGTCCACCCTGCGGAGCTTGTGCCGCGAGCTCGATGTGGTGTGGACGGATCTGTGGGCACCCTCCACCAGCTGA
- a CDS encoding 5-(carboxyamino)imidazole ribonucleotide synthase, producing the protein MAVRVGVVGGGQLARMMIAPAAELGLEIRVLAESEGMSAALAATAVGDYRDLETVRAFARDVDVLTFDHEHVPQDVLRALVADGVAVHPGPDALRFAQDKLEMRERLAELGMPQPDWARVENTDQLQEFLDDHGGRAVVKTPRGGYDGKGVRVVSAATEAQDWFAALAEDARGGALLVEELVDFRRELAQQVARRPSGDIAAYPVVETVQRDGVCAEVVAPAPGAGARLAAEAERIGVAIADGLGVTGMLAVELFETTDERLLVNELAMRPHNSGHWSQDGAVTSQFEQHLRAVLDLPLGASSPRAAWSVMINILGGPVEGTLEDRFEAAMAAHPAAKVHTYGKAPRPGRKVGHVNVAGDDLDDVVYEARAAAAHFAD; encoded by the coding sequence ATGGCGGTGCGCGTGGGAGTCGTGGGCGGCGGACAGCTCGCCCGGATGATGATCGCTCCGGCAGCGGAGCTCGGGCTCGAGATCCGTGTGCTGGCCGAGTCCGAGGGGATGAGCGCGGCACTCGCTGCGACGGCGGTGGGCGACTACCGGGACCTCGAGACGGTGCGTGCGTTCGCGCGCGACGTGGATGTGCTGACCTTCGACCACGAGCACGTGCCGCAGGACGTGCTGCGCGCGCTCGTCGCCGACGGCGTCGCCGTGCATCCCGGTCCCGACGCGCTGCGGTTCGCGCAGGACAAGCTCGAGATGCGTGAGCGGCTGGCGGAGCTCGGCATGCCCCAGCCCGACTGGGCGCGCGTGGAGAACACCGACCAACTGCAGGAGTTCCTCGACGATCACGGTGGCCGGGCGGTCGTCAAGACGCCACGGGGCGGCTACGACGGCAAGGGCGTGCGCGTCGTTTCTGCCGCGACCGAGGCGCAGGACTGGTTTGCCGCACTCGCCGAAGATGCCCGTGGGGGAGCCCTCCTCGTCGAGGAGCTGGTCGACTTCCGGCGGGAGCTGGCCCAGCAGGTCGCGCGGCGTCCGTCGGGCGACATCGCCGCCTACCCGGTGGTCGAGACGGTCCAGCGCGACGGCGTCTGCGCCGAGGTGGTGGCCCCGGCGCCCGGTGCTGGGGCACGGCTGGCGGCCGAAGCCGAGCGGATCGGCGTCGCGATCGCGGACGGCTTGGGTGTCACCGGAATGCTGGCGGTGGAGCTCTTCGAGACCACCGATGAGCGACTCCTCGTCAACGAGCTCGCGATGCGGCCGCACAACAGCGGTCATTGGAGCCAGGACGGCGCGGTCACCAGCCAGTTCGAGCAGCACCTCCGCGCGGTGCTCGACCTGCCGCTCGGCGCCTCGAGCCCCCGCGCCGCGTGGTCGGTCATGATCAACATCCTGGGTGGCCCCGTCGAAGGCACTCTGGAGGACCGCTTCGAGGCGGCGATGGCGGCGCACCCGGCGGCCAAGGTGCACACCTACGGCAAGGCCCCGCGACCCGGTCGCAAAGTGGGGCACGTGAACGTCGCCGGCGACGACCTCGACGACGTGGTCTACGAGGCGAGAGCTGCCGCGGCGCACTTCGCGGATTGA